The following are from one region of the Ochotona princeps isolate mOchPri1 chromosome 4, mOchPri1.hap1, whole genome shotgun sequence genome:
- the GPR83 gene encoding G-protein coupled receptor 83 → MLPYFLLLFLLPSVCATDPPAGRPEEQSLEAALAVANTSHFFWNNYSFSDWQNFVGRRRYGAESQNPTVKALLIVAYSFIIVFSLFGNVLVCHVIFKNQRMHSATSLFIVNLAVADILITLLNTPFTLVRFVNSSWVFGKGMCHVSRFAQYCSLHVSALTLTAIAVDRHQVIMHPLKPRISITKGVIYIAVIWTMATFFSLPHAICQKLFTFKYSEDVVRSLCLPDFPEPADLFWKYLDLATFILLYILPLLIISVAYARVAKKLWLCNTIGDVTTEQYLALRRKKKTTIKMLVLVVVLFALCWFPLNCYVLLLSSKIIRTNNALYFAFHWFAMSSTCYNPFIYCWLNENFRVELKALLSMCQRLPKPQEDRPPSPLPAFRVAWTEKSHGRRAPLAQSQLQSGKTDLSSVEPIVAMS, encoded by the exons ATGCTCCCGTACTTCTTGCTGCTTTTCCTCCTCCCTTCTGTGTGCGCCACCGATCCCCCTGCGGGCCGGCCAGAGGAACAGAGCCTGGAGGCGGCCCTGGCCGTGGCCAACACCTCACATTTCTTTTGGAACAACTATTCGTTTTCCGACTGGCAGAACTTTGTGGGCCGGAGGCGCTATGGAGCAGAGTCCCAGAACCCCACCGTGAAAGCCCTGCTCATCGTGGCTTACTCCTTCATCATCGTTTTCTCGCTCTTTGGCAACGTGCTGGTGTGCCATGTCATCTTCAAGAACCAGCGGATGCACTCGGCCACCAGCCTCTTCATCGTCAACCTGGCCGTCGCTGACATCCTCATCACACTGCTGAACACCCCCTTCACTCTG GTCCGCTTTGTGAACAGCTCGTGGGTATTCGGAAAGGGCATGTGCCACGTCAGCCGCTTCGCCCAGTACTGCTCCCTGCACGTCTCCGCTCTAACACTCACGGCCATCGCCGTGGACCGCCACCAG GTTATTATGCATCCATTAAAACCCCGGATCTCAATCACAAAGGGTGTCATCTACATCGCTGTCATCTGGACCATGGCGACATTCTTTTCACTCCCACACGCTATCTGCCAGAAATTATTTACCTTCAAATACAG CGAGGATGTTGTGCGTTCCCTGTGCCTGCCAGACTTCCCTGAGCCAGCTGACCTCTTCTGGAAGTACCTGGACCTGGCCACCTTCATCCTGCTTTACATCCTTCCCCTCCTCATCATCTCTGTGGCCTACGCTCGTGTGGCCAAGAAGCTGTGGCTGTGCAACACGATTGGCGATGTGACCACGGAGCAGTACCTCGCGCTGCGGCGCAAGAAGAAGACTACGATCAAGatgctggtgctggtggtggtccTTTTTGCCCTCTGCTGGTTCCCCCTCAACTGCTACGTCCTCCTCCTGTCCAGCAAGATCATCCGCACCAACAACGCCCTCTACTTCGCCTTCCACTGGTTTGCCATGAGCAGCACCTGCTACAACCCTTTCATTTACTGCTGGCTGAATGAGAATTTCAGAGTGGAGCTAAAGGCCTTACTGAGCATGTGCCAAAGATTACCCAAACCTCAGGAGGACAGGCCACCCTCCCCGCTGCCTGCCTTCCGGGTGGCCTGGACAGAGAAGAGCCATGGCCGGAGGGCTCcactggcccaatcccagctgcaGTCTGGGAAAACAGACCTGTCATCGGTGGAACCCATTGTTGCCATGAGTTAG